The sequence TGGCCAAGCCGGTCAACACCGAGCAGCTCCTCGCGACGCTGCGCATGTGGCTGCGTCGATGAGGCCGCCGGAGTGGGAAGCAGCTCTCATGAACATCAACCGGGCCACCGACGACAAGGTCGACATCCTCCTCGTCGACGACCAGCCTTCGAAGCTGCTGACCTACGAGGCGATTCTCGGCGACCTCGGAGAGAACTTGATCAAGGCGCGCTCTGCCCACGAGGCGCTCGATTCCCTGCTCAAGCGCGACGTCGCCGTCATTCTCGTGGATGTCTGCATGCCCGAGCTGGACGGCTTCGAGCTGGCCTCGATGATCCGGGGGCATCCGCGCTTCCAGAAGACCGCCATCATCCTGGTCTCCGCCGTCCTGCTCTCCGATCTCGACCGGCTGAAGGGGTACGGCAGCGGCGCCGTCGACTACGTCCCGGTGCCGGTAGTCCCCGAGATCCTGCGTGCCAAGGTCTCCGTCTTCGTCGATCTCTATCGCAAGGGGCGCCAGCTCGAGCGCAGCAACCAGGAGCTGGAGCGGCGCGTCCTGGAGCGCACCTCGGAGCTGCAGTCCTCCCTGGGAGCGCTGGCGACCAGCGAGGAGCGTTTCCGGGTCGCACTGCAGAACTCGCGCATCACTGTGTCCAACCAGGACGCCGACCTGCGCTACATCTGGGTCTACAACTCGCAGCTCGGCATCCCGGCGGAGGCGATGCTCGGCAAGACCGATAACGATCTCTTCCCAGGCGACCAGGCCGCCGTTCTGACTGCCCTCAAGCGCGGCGTCCTGAGAACCGGCAAGGGAGTGCGCGAAGAGATGTGGCTATCGATCCACGACCGCGACCTGTGCTTCGACCTGACGATCGAGCCGCTGCGCGGCGGGCATGGCGAGCCGGTCGGCATCACCTGCGCCGCGGTCGACGTGACCGAGCGCCGGCGCCTCGAGGAGGCGCTGCGCGACGCCGACCGCCGCAAGGACGAGTTCCTGGCGACCCTCGCCCACGAGCTGCGCAATCCGCTCGCCGCCGTGAGCCACGCCGCCGAGGTGATCAGGCTCAAGGGCCCGGCCGATTCCGAGATGCGCTGGAGCCAGGACGTCATCCACCGCCAGGTCGACCACCTCAAGCGTCTCATCGACGATCTGCTGGACGTGGGACGCATCACCCAGAACAAGCTGCAGCTGCGCAAAGAGCGCTTCGATCTGCGCGCGCTCCTG is a genomic window of Candidatus Polarisedimenticolia bacterium containing:
- a CDS encoding response regulator, with product MNINRATDDKVDILLVDDQPSKLLTYEAILGDLGENLIKARSAHEALDSLLKRDVAVILVDVCMPELDGFELASMIRGHPRFQKTAIILVSAVLLSDLDRLKGYGSGAVDYVPVPVVPEILRAKVSVFVDLYRKGRQLERSNQELERRVLERTSELQSSLGALATSEERFRVALQNSRITVSNQDADLRYIWVYNSQLGIPAEAMLGKTDNDLFPGDQAAVLTALKRGVLRTGKGVREEMWLSIHDRDLCFDLTIEPLRGGHGEPVGITCAAVDVTERRRLEEALRDADRRKDEFLATLAHELRNPLAAVSHAAEVIRLKGPADSEMRWSQDVIHRQVDHLKRLIDDLLDVGRITQNKLQLRKERFDLRALLQATAEGIRSQAEQQGQELAVLIPDEPLTVSADATRLAQVFQNLLDNAVKYTRAGGHITLTVERHGNEVIASVEDTGIGISPDHLPHLFEMFFQADRSLERASGGLGIGLSLVRLLVGLHGGHIEARSQGLGRGSEFVVRLPLDGVAPMLEAVMTETVQEKGSMIRRILVADDNLDSAESMAIALRLMGHNVQTAHDGLAAVEAAERDRPDVVLLDLGMPRMNGYDACRRIREMEGGQRIVVIAQTGWGQEEDQSRTRAAGFDGHLTKPADFDVLEKLLANLPER